The following proteins are encoded in a genomic region of Peromyscus maniculatus bairdii isolate BWxNUB_F1_BW_parent chromosome 12, HU_Pman_BW_mat_3.1, whole genome shotgun sequence:
- the Aifm3 gene encoding apoptosis-inducing factor 3 isoform X2, with translation MGGCFSKPKPVELKIEVVLPEKERGKEELSAGGKGSPRAYQGNGTARHFHAEERLPTPQPYPSPQDCVEATVCHVKDLENGQMREVELGWGKVLLVKDNGEFHALGHKCPHYGAPLVKGVLSRGRVRCPWHGACFNISTGDLEDFPGLDSLHKFQVKIEKEKVTVRASKQALQLQRRTKVMAKCISPSAGHSSSTNVLIVGAGAAGLVCAETLRQEGFSDRIVLCTLDRHLPYDRAKLSKSLDAQPEQLALRPKEFFRAYGLEMLTEAQVVTVDVRNKKVVFKDGFKLEYSKLLLAPGSSPKTLTCRGKDVENVFTIRTPEDANRVVRLARGRNAVVVGAGFLGMEVAAYLAEKAHSVSVVELEETPFRRFLGERVGRALMKMFENNRVKFYMQTEVLELRAQEGKLQEVVLKSSKVLRADVCVVGIGAVPATGFLRQSGIALDSRGFIPVNKMMQTNIPAVFAAGDAVTFPLAWRNNRKVNIPHWQMAHAQGRVAAENMLAQEAEINTVPYLWTAMFGKSLRYAGYGEGFDDVIIQGDLEELKFVAFYTKGDEVIAVASMNYDPIVSKVAEVLASGRTIRKREVELFMLHGKTGDMSWLTGKGS, from the exons TGGAACTCAAGATTGAAGTGGTGCTGCCAGAGAAAGAGCGGGGCAAGGAGGAGCTGTCGGCCGGCGGCAAGGGCAGCCCCCGGGCTTACCAGGGCAATGGCACAGCGCGCCACTTCCATGCCGAAGAGCGCCTGCCCACCCCACAGCCCTACCCCAGCCCTCAGGACTGTGTGGAGGCTACCGTCTGCCACGTCAAGGACCTGGAGAATGGCCA gaTGCGGGAAGTGGAGCTGGGCTGGGGGAAGGTGTTGCTGGTGAAGGACAATGGGGAATTCCATGCCCTGGGCCATAAGTGTCCTCACTATGGAGCACCCCTGGTGAAAG GTGTACTGTCCCGGGGCCGTGTGCGCTGCCCCTGGCATGGTGCCTGCTTCAACATCAGTACTGGGGACCTAGAGGACTTCCCAGGCCTGGACAGTCTACATAAGTTCCAG GTGAAGATTGAGAAGGAGAAGGTGACTGTCCGGGCAAGCAAGCAG GCCCTGCAGCTACAGCGAAGGACCAAGGTGATGGCCAAGTGCATCTCTCCGAGCGCTGGCCACAGCAGCAGCACCAATGTCCTCATAGTGGGTGCAG GTGCTGCTGGCCTGGTGTGTGCGGAGaccctgaggcaggagggcttCTCAGACCGGATTGTCCTCTGCACGCTGGACCGCCATCTGCCCTATGACCGGGCCAAGCTCAGCAAG TCCCTGGATGCACAACCTGAACAGCTGGCCCTGAGACCCAAGGAATTCTTCCGGGCCTATGGCCTCGAGATGCTCACTGAAGCCCAG GTGGTCACAGTGGACGTGAGGAATAAGAAGGTCGTGTTCAAGGACGGCTTCAAGCTGGAGTACAGCAAGCTGTTGCTGGCACCCGGCAGCAG CCCTAAGACCCTGACCTGCAGAGGCAAAGATGTGGAGAACGTGTTCACCATCCGCACACCCGAGGATGCCAACCGTGTGGTGAGGCTGGCCCGAGGCCGCAACGCTGTTGTTGTGGGAGCTGGCTTCCTGG GGATGGAGGTGGCTGCCTATCTGGCTGAGAAGGCCCACTCAGTGTCTGTGGTGGAGCTGGAGGAGACCCCCTTCCGGAGGTTCCTGGGGGAGCGTGTCGGTCGAGCCCTTATGAAG ATGTTTGAAAACAACCGGGTGAAGTTCTATATGCAGACAGAGGTGTTGGAGCTGCGGGCTCAGGAGGGCAAG ctgcagGAGGTGGTGCTGAAGAGCAGCAAGGTTCTGCGGGCCGATGTGTGCGTGGTGGGCATTG GTGCGGTGCCTGCCACAGGCTTCCTGAGGCAGAGTGGCATTGCTCTGGATTCCCGAGGTTTCATCCCAGTCAACAAG ATGATGCAGACCAACATCCCCGCTGTGTTTGCTGCTGGTGACGCCGTCACCTTTCCTCTGGCCTGGAGGAACAACCGGAAAGTGAACATCCCACACTGGCAGATGGCCCACGCCCAGG GGCGGGTAGCAGCTGAGAACATGCTGGCGCAGGAGGCGGAGATCAACACGGTGCCCTACCTGTGGACTGCCATGTTTGGCAAGAGCCTCCGCTATGCGG GCTACGGAGAAGGCTTCGATGATGTCATCATTCAGGGGGATCTGGAAGAGCTGAAGTTTGTGGCTTTTTACACCAA AGGTGATGAAGTGATTGCTGTGGCCAGCATGAACTACGATCCCATCGTATCCAAGGTGGCTGAGGTGCTGGCCTCGGGTCGAACCATCCGGAAGCGGGAGGTGGA GCTGTTTATGCTGCACGGCAA AACCGGTGACATGTCTTGGCTCACAGGGAAAGGATCCTGA
- the Aifm3 gene encoding apoptosis-inducing factor 3 isoform X3 — protein sequence MGGCFSKPKPVELKIEVVLPEKERGKEELSAGGKGSPRAYQGNGTARHFHAEERLPTPQPYPSPQDCVEATVCHVKDLENGQMREVELGWGKVLLVKDNGEFHALGHKCPHYGAPLVKGVLSRGRVRCPWHGACFNISTGDLEDFPGLDSLHKFQVKIEKEKVTVRASKQALQLQRRTKVMAKCISPSAGHSSSTNVLIVGAGAAGLVCAETLRQEGFSDRIVLCTLDRHLPYDRAKLSKSLDAQPEQLALRPKEFFRAYGLEMLTEAQVVTVDVRNKKVVFKDGFKLEYSKLLLAPGSSPKTLTCRGKDVENVFTIRTPEDANRVVRLARGRNAVVVGAGFLGMEVAAYLAEKAHSVSVVELEETPFRRFLGERVGRALMKMFENNRVKFYMQTEVLELRAQEGKLQEVVLKSSKVLRADVCVVGIGAVPATGFLRQSGIALDSRGFIPVNKMMQTNIPAVFAAGDAVTFPLAWRNNRKVNIPHWQMAHAQGRVAAENMLAQEAEINTVPYLWTAMFGKSLRYAGYGEGFDDVIIQGDLEELKFVAFYTKGDEVIAVASMNYDPIVSKVAEVLASGRTIRKREVETGDMSWLTGKGS from the exons TGGAACTCAAGATTGAAGTGGTGCTGCCAGAGAAAGAGCGGGGCAAGGAGGAGCTGTCGGCCGGCGGCAAGGGCAGCCCCCGGGCTTACCAGGGCAATGGCACAGCGCGCCACTTCCATGCCGAAGAGCGCCTGCCCACCCCACAGCCCTACCCCAGCCCTCAGGACTGTGTGGAGGCTACCGTCTGCCACGTCAAGGACCTGGAGAATGGCCA gaTGCGGGAAGTGGAGCTGGGCTGGGGGAAGGTGTTGCTGGTGAAGGACAATGGGGAATTCCATGCCCTGGGCCATAAGTGTCCTCACTATGGAGCACCCCTGGTGAAAG GTGTACTGTCCCGGGGCCGTGTGCGCTGCCCCTGGCATGGTGCCTGCTTCAACATCAGTACTGGGGACCTAGAGGACTTCCCAGGCCTGGACAGTCTACATAAGTTCCAG GTGAAGATTGAGAAGGAGAAGGTGACTGTCCGGGCAAGCAAGCAG GCCCTGCAGCTACAGCGAAGGACCAAGGTGATGGCCAAGTGCATCTCTCCGAGCGCTGGCCACAGCAGCAGCACCAATGTCCTCATAGTGGGTGCAG GTGCTGCTGGCCTGGTGTGTGCGGAGaccctgaggcaggagggcttCTCAGACCGGATTGTCCTCTGCACGCTGGACCGCCATCTGCCCTATGACCGGGCCAAGCTCAGCAAG TCCCTGGATGCACAACCTGAACAGCTGGCCCTGAGACCCAAGGAATTCTTCCGGGCCTATGGCCTCGAGATGCTCACTGAAGCCCAG GTGGTCACAGTGGACGTGAGGAATAAGAAGGTCGTGTTCAAGGACGGCTTCAAGCTGGAGTACAGCAAGCTGTTGCTGGCACCCGGCAGCAG CCCTAAGACCCTGACCTGCAGAGGCAAAGATGTGGAGAACGTGTTCACCATCCGCACACCCGAGGATGCCAACCGTGTGGTGAGGCTGGCCCGAGGCCGCAACGCTGTTGTTGTGGGAGCTGGCTTCCTGG GGATGGAGGTGGCTGCCTATCTGGCTGAGAAGGCCCACTCAGTGTCTGTGGTGGAGCTGGAGGAGACCCCCTTCCGGAGGTTCCTGGGGGAGCGTGTCGGTCGAGCCCTTATGAAG ATGTTTGAAAACAACCGGGTGAAGTTCTATATGCAGACAGAGGTGTTGGAGCTGCGGGCTCAGGAGGGCAAG ctgcagGAGGTGGTGCTGAAGAGCAGCAAGGTTCTGCGGGCCGATGTGTGCGTGGTGGGCATTG GTGCGGTGCCTGCCACAGGCTTCCTGAGGCAGAGTGGCATTGCTCTGGATTCCCGAGGTTTCATCCCAGTCAACAAG ATGATGCAGACCAACATCCCCGCTGTGTTTGCTGCTGGTGACGCCGTCACCTTTCCTCTGGCCTGGAGGAACAACCGGAAAGTGAACATCCCACACTGGCAGATGGCCCACGCCCAGG GGCGGGTAGCAGCTGAGAACATGCTGGCGCAGGAGGCGGAGATCAACACGGTGCCCTACCTGTGGACTGCCATGTTTGGCAAGAGCCTCCGCTATGCGG GCTACGGAGAAGGCTTCGATGATGTCATCATTCAGGGGGATCTGGAAGAGCTGAAGTTTGTGGCTTTTTACACCAA AGGTGATGAAGTGATTGCTGTGGCCAGCATGAACTACGATCCCATCGTATCCAAGGTGGCTGAGGTGCTGGCCTCGGGTCGAACCATCCGGAAGCGGGAGGTGGA AACCGGTGACATGTCTTGGCTCACAGGGAAAGGATCCTGA